From one Nycticebus coucang isolate mNycCou1 chromosome 14, mNycCou1.pri, whole genome shotgun sequence genomic stretch:
- the LRRC4C gene encoding leucine-rich repeat-containing protein 4C gives MLNKMTLHPQQIMIGPRFNRALFDPLLVVLLALQLLVVAGLVRAQTCPSVCSCSNQFSKVICVRKNLREVPDGISTNTRLLNLHENQIQIIKVNSFKHLRHLEILQLSRNHIRTIEIGAFNGLANLNTLELFDNRLTTIPNGAFVYLSKLKELWLRNNPIESIPSYAFNRIPSLRRLDLGELKRLSYISEGAFEGLSNLRYLNLAMCNLREIPNLTPLIKLDELDLSGNHLSAIRPGSFQGLMHLQKLWMIQSQIQVIERNAFDNLQSLVEINLAHNNLTLLPHDLFTPLHHLERIHLHHNPWNCNCDILWLSWWIKDMAPSNTACCARCNTPPNLKGRYIGELDQNYFTCYAPVIVEPPADLNVTEGMAAELKCRASTSLTSVSWITPNGTIMTHGAYKVRIAVLSDGTLNFTNVTVQDTGMYTCMVSNSVGNTTASATLNVTAATTTPFSYFSTVTVETMEPSQDEARTTDNNVGPTPVIDWETTNVTTSLMPQSTRSTEKTFTIPVTDINSGIPGIDEVMKTTKIIIGCFVAITLMAAVMLVIFYKMRKQHHRQNHHAPTRTVEIINVDDEIAGDTPMESHLPMPAIEHEHLNHYNSYKSPFNHTTTVNTINSIHSSVHEPLLIRMNSKDNVQETQI, from the coding sequence ATGTTGAACAAGATGACCTTACATCCACAGCAGATAATGATAGGTCCTAGGTTTAACAGGGCCCTATTTGACCCCCTGCTTGTGGTGCTGCTGGCTCTTCAGCTTCTGGTGGTGGCTGGTTTGGTGCGGGCTCAGACCTGCCCTTCTGTGTGCTCCTGCAGCAACCAGTTCAGCAAGGTGATTTGCGTTCGCAAGAACCTGCGTGAGGTTCCAGATGGCATCTCCACCAACACACGGCTGCTGAACCTTCATGAGAACCAAATCCAGATCATCAAAGTGAACAGCTTCAAGCACTTGAGGCACCTGGAAATCCTACAGTTGAGTAGGAACCATATTAGAACCATTGAAATTGGGGCCTTCAATGGTCTGGCCAACCTCAACACTCTGGAACTCTTTGACAATCGTCTTACTACCATCCCAAATGGGGCTTTTGTATATTTGTCTAAACTGAAGGAGCTCTGGTTGCGAAATAACCCCATTGAGAGCATCCCTTCTTATGCTTTCAACAGGATTCCTTCTTTGCGCCGATTAGACTTGGGGGAATTGAAAAGACTTTCATACATCTCAGAAGGTGCCTTTGAAGGTCTGTCCAACTTGAGGTATTTGAACCTTGCCATGTGCAACCTCCGGGAAATCCCTAACCTCACACCACTCATAAAACTAGATGAGTTAGATCTTTCTGGGAATCATTTATCTGCCATTAGGCCTGGTTCTTTCCAGGGGTTGATGCACCTTCAAAAACTGTGGATGATACAGTCCCAGATTCAAGTGATTGAAAGAAATGCCTTTGATAACCTTCAATCACTAGTGGAGATCAACCTGGCACACAACAATCTAACGTTACTGCCTCATGACCTCTTCACACCCCTGCACCATCTAGAGCGGATACACTTACATCACAACCCTTGGAACTGTAACTGTGACATACTGTGGCTCAGCTGGTGGATAAAAGACATGGCTCCCTCCAATACAGCTTGTTGTGCCCGGTGTAACACTCCTCCCAATCTAAAAGGGAGGTACATTGGGGAGCTTGACCAGAATTACTTCACATGCTATGCCCCAGTGATCGTGGAGCCCCCTGCAGACCTCAATGTCACTGAAGGCATGGCAGCTGAGCTGAAATGTCGGGCCTCCACATCACTGACGTCTGTATCTTGGATTACTCCAAATGGAACAATTATGACGCATGGGGCATACAAAGTGCGGATAGCTGTGCTCAGCGATGGTACGTTAAACTTCACGAATGTAACCGTGCAAGATACAGGCATGTACACATGTATGGTGAGTAATTCCGTTGGAAACACTACTGCTTCAGCCACCCTGAATGTTACTGCAGCAACCACTACTCCCTTCTCTTACTTTTCAACCGTAACAGTAGAGACTATGGAACCTTCTCAGGATGAGGCGCGGACCACAGATAACAATGTGGGTCCCACTCCAGTGATCGACTGGGAGACCACCAACGTGACCACCTCTCTTATGCCACAGAGCACAAGGTCCACAGAAAAGACATTCACCATCCCAGTGACTGATATAAATAGTGGGATCCCAGGAATCGATGAGGTCATGAAGACGACCAAAATCATCATTGGGTGTTTTGTGGCCATCACACTCATGGCAGCAGTGATGCTGGTAATCTTCTACAAGATGAGGAAGCAGCACCATCGGCAAAACCATCATGCCCCAACAAGGACTGTTGAAATCATTAATGTGGATGATGAGATTGCAGGGGACACACCTATGGAGAGCCACCTGCCCATGCCTGCTATTGAGCATGAGCACCTGAATCATTATAACTCTTACAAATCTCCCTTCAACCACACAACAACCGTTAACACAATAAATTCAATACACAGTTCAGTGCATGAACCGTTATTGATCCGAATGAACTCTAAAGACAATGTACAAGAGACTCAAATCTAA